AACGAGAGAAACAAAAAACGCCGGTTAGTCGTTTTATTTATTTTTTTTATAGCGCTCTTCATTGGTGTCGTCGTTCGGTTGACAACGCTTCAGGTGCTTGATGCAGAAAAGTTACGTGCAGAAGCAAAAGACCAATACGAAAAAAAAATAACGTTGCAAGCCAAGCGCGGTTCTATTCTTGATAGAAATGGTGAGGTGCTTGCATCCAATACGACGTTATATTCCTATGAGGTTGATAAAAAGGGAGCGGGCGATTCCCTTCCCCGATTAATTGAAATATTTTCGAAAACGTTCGGAAAACCGAAATCGTTCTTCGAGTCAAAATTAAAAAGAAAGCAGAATTATATTCCCCTTGTTCGACAGGTTGATGCTGAGACATTGCGAAATAAAATTCCCGAATCCTTCAAAGGATTAACAGTCTATAAGGAACCGAAGCGGCTATATCATCATAAAACAGCGGCAGGGCAATTATTGGGTTCGACCGATATTGATAACAAGGGAATCATGGGGCTTGAACTTTCTCTGAATGAACAACTTCGCGGTGAGAAAGGATATGTTACGTTGTTGAAGGATGGCTTAGGGGGAGCGAGACCGGAAATCGAATATCCGCGTGTTAATCCGACGAACGGCAGTACGTTTTTTCTAACTATTGACCTCGCCCTGCAATTTATTGCAGAGGAAGAACTTCGTATCGGCGCTGAAAAAAATAAAGCAGAAAGCGGACTTGCTCTCATGATGGATCCCAAGACCGGTGAATTATTAGCCGTCGCTCAATATCCTTCGATGGATCCGATGAATCCATCATCATGCAATCAGAAAGACCAAAAATTAAAAATGATTACAGACAGAGTAGAGCCGGGCTCTGTCTATAAAATCGTAACCGTAGCATCTGCATTGGAAGATAAGTTGGTAACACCGGAACAATTGTTTGATGCAGAGGATGGAACATGGGTTGTCCCGATTGGCAAAGGACGAATACGAAAAATTGTTGATGACCATCCACACAAAATTATTTCCGTACAACGAGCGATGGAGGTTTCCAGCAATATTGTAATGGCGAAGATAAGTAACGTCGTGGGCGCTGAACGATTTTTTAAAATGAGTCGAGCGTTTGGGTTTGGAAGTCCGACGGGAATTGAACTGCCCGGAGAAAACAGGGGTGTATTGAAAAAGCCAAGTAGTTGGTCACGAACTACTTTAAATACGATGGCGTTCGGGTACGAAGTTGGTGTAACGCCCTTGCAATTACTTTGCGCGTATTCAGTTATTGCAAATGGCGGATATTTGGTCAGACCACATATCATTAAAAAGGAAGTTGACGCGAACGGTAATATTCTTCATGAACTACAAACTGAAATTATTCGGAAAGTATTATCGTCTTCGACAGTTGATATCATGAAAGAGATGTTTGAAGGCGTCGTTGATACGGGAACTGCAACATCTGTTCGGATTCCCGGCGTACGAATTGCCGGAAAAACCGGAACGGCGAAAAGAAATATTAATGGAAGATATGAACCGGGAAAGTACACGGCAACATTTGTAGGATTTTACCCGGTTGAAGATCCGAAAATAGTTTGTCTTGTTATGCTTGATAATCCTAAGGGCGGCTCGTACTATGGTGGTATGACGAGCGGTCCGGTATTCAGAGCAATTGCTGAACGCATAATAACTACGACTGACAGGTTAGGTAACGTATCAATTGAACAACCTGTGATGGTACAACAACAACTTCCTGAACAACAACAATATTCTCAGCCAATCCCTGAGACTCGAGTTGAAGATTCTATGATGATTCAGCCGATGCAGGGATATTCGCCCGAAGAACGTGTAGTTCCCAATTTACTTGGACAGAGTGTTCGGAAAGCAGTCGGAATACTTTCCAGCGGACGACTTGATCCGGTAGTAGAAGGCTTCGGTGTTGTTATCAGTCAGGAACCGACAGCAGGGAAAGTTGTATCTCTTGGAACGAAAGTTATTCTCAAGTGTGAACCGAAATCGGTAACGCTTCAACCACATGGATTGAATTGATTGAATACGATGGTAGTATCTGGTAAAAATATTGTTCTTGTTTGTTGTTTGATTTTCTGCATCGGCATATGTAATGTCAGAAGTCAGGAAGGAAAGAAAATTAAACGTCAGATAGAAACCGGTTATATCCCGGCACAAGATGGGAATCTTGTGCCCGACCAATCCGAAATCATCAAGTCATTCGATGAGAGAGGAAATCTGATTGAAAAGAAAAACACAAGAAATATACCGGCGGAAAACAGAACCATGAAATACCGGTTGAATCATTATTATAACAGTGAGAACAGGTTTGACTCAAGTCTGGTTTTTAATGATGATAAATTCGGGCTCAAGTTAGAGTATAGGTATAATTCTTCTGGACTGGTTGACGAAATTCAGGAATACAATTCATTACGGGAACCAAATTTCCTAACAAAACAATTCCACGATTCGTCCGGTAATAAAATCAGAGAAGAACTCTACACCAAAGATAAAAAGTTATACAATTTTAAACTGTACTCGTACGACTCGAACAACAACCTGATAGACGAATCCGGGTCAGAACAGGGCCAGAAACGTTTTCACTGGATCTATAAATACAATAAGAAAAATCAATTGATAGAACGGAAGGATTTTTCCGGACAAGAAGTTTTGTTGCGCAAACATACATACGAATATGATAAGGAAGGACGACTCGTCCGTGAAAATATTTACAACGAAAGTGAAACTCTTGAACGAATCGTTAAGGTACGGTACGAATTTTACTGAGTGAACGAAGAATGAATCTCTCAAAATTATTAGTCGGTGTACCGGTAACCAAGATGTTTCAGACGTTGTATGGCAAAATGGTCGTCACGCATGAAACAGAAGTGAACAATGTTCGTTCAGATTCGCGCAAGGTCGAGCGGAATGATTTGTTTGTGGCAATTCGTGGAAGTGACAGAGATGGAAATCAATACATCACGCAGGCAATTTCGAACGGTGCGAAAGTTATTGTAACTGATAGCGACAGCGCCATTCCTGACTCCTATTTTATGCACGCGGGAGTTGTGAAAGTGGTTGTTGCCGATGCTCGAATTGCATTTGCACAGATCACTTCTAATTATTTCGGAAATCCTTCGTCATTACTCGAAAAAATAGGAATTACCGGAACCAACGGGAAAACAACATGTTCGTTTCTTTCAAACTTTATAATGGAATTGAAAGGAAAGTCGGGATTAATCGGAACGATTGAGTATAGAATCGGAAACAAGCGATTACCTGCTACTCACACAACCCCGGATTCATTCGAACTTCAACAATTGTTTGCAAGCATGGTGAATGATGGTTGCACATCTTGCGTGATGGAAGTTTCTTCGCACGCATTGCATCAGCATCGCGTGCATGGTATTGACTATCAGGTTGGAGTCTTCACGAACCTGACGCAGGACCATCTCGATTACCATCGGACGATGGATGAATATTTCCTTGCGAAGAAAATGTTGTTCGATTCGCTCCCGAAGAGTTCAACAGCGGTGATTAACATTGATGATGAATGGGGAAGAAAACTGTATCAAACGGTTTCATGTAAGAAGTTGTCCTACGGGAACGGTTCTGATGCAGAACTCAGGGCGAGCAACATCACGCTTTCGGTTTCAGGAACGAGTTTCCAACTTGAGTTCGGAACTTCTTCGATGACGATTCAAACACCGCTTGTCGGGAGATTTAATGTTTATAATGCTCTTGCATCAATCGGTGTCGGATATACGATGGGAATTTCATTTGATGAAATTCAAAAACGATTCTTGACGATGCAACCCGTGCCGGGAAGATTTGAACAGATTCAATCTCCCAAAGGATGGACAGCAATTGTAGATTATGCACATACGCCGGATGCATTGGAGAAGGCGTTGAAAGCAATTCATGATGTTTCCGGTCAGAATCGAAAAGGAAAAATCATTACCGTGTTCGGTTGCGGCGGAAACAGAGATGCAACAAAACGCCCGAAGATGGCGCGCGTCGCTTCCGAGTTAAGCGATGTCGTGATTGTTACATCAGATAATCCGCGCTTTGAAGAACCGGAAATGATCATTGACCAGACAATGGAAGGAATTCTTCCACAGAAAAACACTATTCGTGAAGCAGATAGAGCCGGCGCGATTTCGCTCGCATTACATCTTGCAAAAGAGCATGACATTATTCTCATCGCCGGTAAAGGACATGAAGATTATCAAATCATCGGTGATAAAAAATATCCGTTCAGCGATAGGCAACAGGTGTTGGAATATATGGAAAGAGAACAGTGATGTTCACCGTAGATGAACTTCTTTCCATCAACCATGTTGCCGCGGAAAATTTTCCGGGCAAAATAATTTCCATCAAAGGTGTAGCAATAGACTCTCGGATCATCCGGAGAGGTGAATTGTTTGTTGCAATCAAAGGTGAACGATTTGACGGACATAATTTCCTTTCCGACGCTGTGAAAAAAGGCGCGGCGTGTGTTGTCATCAATGAACAATATCGGAATTCGAAATTCAAGTTTCCCTATATCGTTGTGACTGATACGACGAAAGCGCTTGGCGAGTTAGCACGATTACACAGGAGGAAATTTAATATCCCGATTGTTGCTATTACCGGAAGCAGTGGGAAAACCACTAACAAAGATATGACGTACTCGGTATTGAAACCAAAGTATAATGTATTGTGTACACAGGGAAATTTGAACAACCATATCGGTGTTCCGCAGACATTGTTCAGGTTGAACAAGAAGCATGAAATTGCAGTCATTGAAATGGGAATGAATCACGCAGGTGAAATACAATACCTGTGTGAAATTGCTGAGCCGACGCATGGACTCATCACGAACATTGGAAAAGCGCATATAGAATTTTTCAGAACTGTGAATAAAATCGCAGAAGCAAAAGGCGAACTTTTCAATTGGTTGAGTAAAGAAAGAACTCGGGTCGGTTTTGTAAATGTTGACGATGTCCGGGTGCAGACACAAGCACGCGTGTTGACAAAGAAAGTAACGTACAGCGAGTACACGCATCTTGCCGATGTACAAAGTACGTTGCAACATGTTAATGATGATGGTTCGTCTCGCTTTATTGTTCGGGCAAAAGGGTGGAAGGAACTGCTTGAAATTACACTGAAGGTTCCGGGTGTACACAATGTATCCAACGCTCTCGCCGCCATTGCTGTCGGAAAACACTTTGATGTACCGCCTGAAAATATTCGATCGGCTTTACAGAAGTTCAAAGCAATTGATGGACGAATGAACATCGAAATAGTTACCGGCGTAATGATTATTGATGATGCATACAACGCCAATCCTGATTCGATGATGTCGGCGTTGAAAACTCTTGCAACGATTGATTGCCAAGGAAGACGAATTTGTGTCCTTGGCGACATGCTTGAATTGGGAAAGTTCTCCGTCAGTGAACATCGAAAAATCGGTGCGGCGCTTCCAAAACATCGTTGCGATGTACTCCTGACTTTCGGTACGTATGCGAAGTGTATCCACGAAGCGACGAATGTCAATCAAAAAAAGAATTTTACAGACAAAACGAAATTACTGAATGAACTACTCAAAGTCGTTCAACCCGGTGATGTAGTTCTTTTCAAAGGTTCGCATGGAATGAAACTGAAAGAAGTGATTGATGCGCTGAAGCAATCACTGGAGAATCTCCCCCAGAAATCAATCAGACAAGGAAAGCAGGGAGTGAACTAATGTTTTATTATTTGTTTGAATTTCTCCGTCAGGAATTTGGTATTCCCGGTTCAGGATTATTTCGTTACATCACGTTTCGTGCAGGCGGAGCGGCAGTCACGGCTTTAATCATAGCGTTCTGGATTGGACCGAAAATCATCCGCATGTTGAAGCAACGGCAAATCGGTGAAGCCGCAAAGTTGGAAGCGCCCGAAACACATCGCAAGAAAGCGGGAACGCCGACGATGGGCGGTTTGATAATTCTTGCCGCAACGTTAGTGCCTGCCTTGCTTTGGACAGATTTAAAAAACGCATACATCGTTCTCATTTTGTTTGCAACTGCGGCGCTCGGCATGGTCGGGTTCTTAGATGATTATCTGAAAGTAGTGAAGAAGAAACCAAAAGGATTGATTGGAAAATATAAAATTGTCGGTCAAGTGTTTGTCGGATTGGTTGTCGGTGGAACGATATATTTTCTCCCATATTTGTTTGATGAGACATTGATACCATACGCATCGAAATCAACAATGCCGTTTGTGAAAAACTTGGAATTTGATTTAGGGTATCTCTACATCCCGATGGTGATTTTTGTTATCACGGCGACGAGCAACGCGGTCAACCTTACTGACGGTCTCGACGGATTGGCGGCGGGGACGGTGAGTATTGTTGCAATGACGCTTGCGGTTATCAGTTACATTTCCGGTCACGCGCAATTGAGCGAGTACCTGACGATTCCATTTCTTCGCGGCAATGGTGAGTTGAGCATTTTTTGTGCGGCAATGGCTGGTGCGTGTCTTGGTTTTCTTTGGTTCAATTCGTTCCCGGCACAGGTGTTCATGGGTGATACCGGTTCACTCGCACTTGGCGGCGCGATTGGAGTTTTGTGTGTGTTAATCAAAAAAGAATTTCTCCTGCCAACGCTCGGCGGAGTGTTTCTTATGGAAACTGCTTCGGTGATTATTCAAAAAGTCTGGTTCAAATACACAAAGAAACGCTATGGTGAAGGGCGAAGGGTTTTTCGTATGGCTCCGATTCATCATCATTTTGAAATGGCTGGATGGGATGAACCGAAAATTGTTACGCGGTTTTACATCATCGCGATTCTCATGATGATTTTAAGTTTGGCAACGTTCAAAGTACGATGAAAACCGAGTTCAAATATAAAAACGTCAGCATCATTGGCGCGGCGAGAAGCGGAGTTGCGGTTGCGCAACTTCTCAGATCGCAAGGCGCGAATGTGTTCGTCAGTGATAAGGATTTGAGCGAAAAAGTTACTTCTCTGATTCCGCATTTCAAATCGCTTGGTGTTGCGTATGAATTCGGTCAGCATACATCACGAGTGTTTGAAACTGATGTACTCGTTCTCAGCCCGGGTGTTCCATCGAACGCACAGGTTGTGCTTGATGCGCTCAGCAAAGGAATCAAAGTTGTAAGTGAAATCGAAGTTGCAGGTTGGTTTTGTCTGGCTCAGATTATTGCAATCACGGGAAGTAATGGCAAAACAACGACGACAACTCTCACGGGAAGAATGTTCTCGGATGCGGGAAAGAGACATGCAGTTGCGGGAAATATCGGAAATGCGTTTTCGTCTGTCGTTAGTCAATTGGATTCAACTTCAACTGCTGTACTGGAAGTGAGCAGTTTTCAACTTGACCATATTGATACGTTTCACCCGAATGTTTCTGTCATCTTAAATATTACACCCGACCATCTTGACCGTTACAGTGGTTCGTTTGATGCGTACAAAGGAGCAAAAGGCAAAATATTTCTGAATCAAACAAAAGCAGATTATTTGATTTATTGCTATGACGACCAGCAGACGAAAGACCTTGTGTTCTCGAAAGCGATTTCGTTTGTTCGTGCACTTCCGTTCGGTGTGAAACGCGAGTTTGAATCGGGCGCGTATGTACGCGATGGTAAAATGTTTACATGCATCGAAGGAAAAGAACAGGAAATTATCAACGCGAAAGAAATCAGCATCAAGGGTGTCCATAATTTATATAACGCTATGGCGGCAACACTCGCGTCTCAGGTGATGGGAGTGAGCGTTGCATCTATTCGCTCAACATTAAAAAATTTCAAGGGTGTTGAACACAGGTTGGAGTTTGTGCGAGAAGTGAACGGAGTTCGGTACATCAATGACTCCAAGGCGACAAACATTGATTCGGTTTCGTATGCTTTGAAGGCGTATGAACATCCCATTGTGCTTCTGCTTGGCGGCAGAGACAAGGGGAACGATTACTCTGCGCTCTATGAAGAAGTGAAGAAGCACGTCAAAACAATCATTGCTATTGGCGAATCTGCTGACAAGGTTGTGAAATCGTTTGAGGCACAGACAAAGATTGAACGGGCAGATTCAATGAAGGAAGCGATTGAAATTGCACAACGAGTTTCTGTTGCCGGTGATATTGTTCTGCTTTCTCCCGCGTGCGCTTCATTTGATTGGTTTGAAAATTATGAGCATCGCGGTCGCGTGTTCAAAGAATTTGTTCATCAACTTGAGGAGAAATAATCATGTTTCGTCGTAACCATGTTGATTTGACATTACTCATATCCGTCTTGACACTGATGTTTATGGGAATCGCGATTGTCTATAGCGCTTCCGCGGCATGGGCTGTGAGAAGTTATGGCGGTTCGGAAGATATGCTCATCAAACATGCAGGCAAAGTAGCAATCGGATTAATAATGCTCATGCTTGGAATGACGATTGACTATAAAAGGTGGAAGAATATTGCAAAATTTGCAATGATAGTTATTATCATTCTTCTTGGGGCTACCCTGATTGCCGGCGCTCTGTACAAAGGTGCGCTTCGTTGGTTCCTTGGATTTCAGCCTTCAGAACTTGCAAAATTTGCCTTGATATTTCATCTCGCAGCCCTTGCTTCTACTTATAAGGAAGATATCAGGGTATTCAAAGAAGGTTTTCTCAAAATGCTGGCATGGATTCTCACTGTTACGATGTTAGTTATACTGCAACCGAATTTTAGCATGGGCGCGCTTATTTTCGGGTTGGGAATTCTTATGTTGTTTTTAGCACGTGCAAAGGTAATGCATCTCCTTTCCGTGTTTCTCTTGTTACTTCCTGCATTAGGTTGGTACATGTGGAGCGCGGAATACAGGAAGAAAAGAATTCTGGATTTCTTTAGCGGCGCGAGTACCGGGCAATCGAGTTATCAACTCACGCAAAGTAAAATCGCTTTCGGCGTCGGTGGAATTCTTGGAGTCGGACCCGGCGATAGTCATCAGCGCGATTATTTTCTCCCCGAATCGTACGGAGATTTTGTCTATGCAATTATTGGTGAAGAATACGGAATGGTCGGAAGTGTTGCCGTTCTTGTTCTCTTCATCATTATCATGTACCGGGGGATGAAAATTGCTCAGGCGGCGGAAGATATGTTCGGAAGATATTTGGCGCTCGGAATTACAAGTGTCATCACGCTTTTTGCAATCGTGAATGCCGGGGTTTCAGTCGGATTGTTCCCAACTACAGGGTTGCCAATGCCGTTTGTTAGTTATGGCGGTTCCTCAATGATAGTTTCCGCGTTTGCTGTTGGTGTGTTATTGAATATTTCATCACAAACAAACATGTTTCCCCGTGTTCGGGAAAAAGTTGTTGTGGCTCCGGAGAAGGCAAACGGAACTGCGGTGGGAAAGGTGTATTGATGTGGCAGAAATTCGAGTCATCTTTGCGGGCGGCGGAACAGGTGGACACCTGTTTCCGGCAATCGCTATCGCGGATGAACTCAAACGACTTGTTCCTGATGCAGAGTTGTTGTTTATCGGAACAAAAAATAAAATCGAAGCGAGAGTGGTTCCACAAAAAGAATTCGCGTTCCGAACAATCTGGATTAGCGGTTTTCATCGCCGACTTCGGCTCAGTAATTTTTTATTTCCGTTGAAGGTCGTTGTGTCGCTCGTGCAATCATATTCAATTATAAAGCAATTCAAACCGGATGTCGTCATCGGAACGGGCGGCTATGTTTCCGGTCCGATTGTGTACGCGGCATCCGTGATGAAGATACCGACGCTGATTCATGAGCAGAACAGTTATCCCGGCGTGACGACAAGAATGTTGGGAAATCGTGTCAAGCAGGTTTGCATTACATTCGAGCAGGCAAAAAAATATTTGAAGCGAGTAGATAATGTCGTTCTGACCGGAAACCCGACACGGGGCTCG
This genomic window from Ignavibacteriota bacterium contains:
- a CDS encoding UDP-N-acetylmuramoyl-L-alanine--D-glutamate ligase — encoded protein: MKTEFKYKNVSIIGAARSGVAVAQLLRSQGANVFVSDKDLSEKVTSLIPHFKSLGVAYEFGQHTSRVFETDVLVLSPGVPSNAQVVLDALSKGIKVVSEIEVAGWFCLAQIIAITGSNGKTTTTTLTGRMFSDAGKRHAVAGNIGNAFSSVVSQLDSTSTAVLEVSSFQLDHIDTFHPNVSVILNITPDHLDRYSGSFDAYKGAKGKIFLNQTKADYLIYCYDDQQTKDLVFSKAISFVRALPFGVKREFESGAYVRDGKMFTCIEGKEQEIINAKEISIKGVHNLYNAMAATLASQVMGVSVASIRSTLKNFKGVEHRLEFVREVNGVRYINDSKATNIDSVSYALKAYEHPIVLLLGGRDKGNDYSALYEEVKKHVKTIIAIGESADKVVKSFEAQTKIERADSMKEAIEIAQRVSVAGDIVLLSPACASFDWFENYEHRGRVFKEFVHQLEEK
- a CDS encoding UDP-N-acetylmuramoyl-L-alanyl-D-glutamate--2,6-diaminopimelate ligase, whose protein sequence is MNLSKLLVGVPVTKMFQTLYGKMVVTHETEVNNVRSDSRKVERNDLFVAIRGSDRDGNQYITQAISNGAKVIVTDSDSAIPDSYFMHAGVVKVVVADARIAFAQITSNYFGNPSSLLEKIGITGTNGKTTCSFLSNFIMELKGKSGLIGTIEYRIGNKRLPATHTTPDSFELQQLFASMVNDGCTSCVMEVSSHALHQHRVHGIDYQVGVFTNLTQDHLDYHRTMDEYFLAKKMLFDSLPKSSTAVINIDDEWGRKLYQTVSCKKLSYGNGSDAELRASNITLSVSGTSFQLEFGTSSMTIQTPLVGRFNVYNALASIGVGYTMGISFDEIQKRFLTMQPVPGRFEQIQSPKGWTAIVDYAHTPDALEKALKAIHDVSGQNRKGKIITVFGCGGNRDATKRPKMARVASELSDVVIVTSDNPRFEEPEMIIDQTMEGILPQKNTIREADRAGAISLALHLAKEHDIILIAGKGHEDYQIIGDKKYPFSDRQQVLEYMEREQ
- a CDS encoding phospho-N-acetylmuramoyl-pentapeptide-transferase is translated as MFYYLFEFLRQEFGIPGSGLFRYITFRAGGAAVTALIIAFWIGPKIIRMLKQRQIGEAAKLEAPETHRKKAGTPTMGGLIILAATLVPALLWTDLKNAYIVLILFATAALGMVGFLDDYLKVVKKKPKGLIGKYKIVGQVFVGLVVGGTIYFLPYLFDETLIPYASKSTMPFVKNLEFDLGYLYIPMVIFVITATSNAVNLTDGLDGLAAGTVSIVAMTLAVISYISGHAQLSEYLTIPFLRGNGELSIFCAAMAGACLGFLWFNSFPAQVFMGDTGSLALGGAIGVLCVLIKKEFLLPTLGGVFLMETASVIIQKVWFKYTKKRYGEGRRVFRMAPIHHHFEMAGWDEPKIVTRFYIIAILMMILSLATFKVR
- a CDS encoding UDP-N-acetylmuramoyl-tripeptide--D-alanyl-D-alanine ligase, which produces MMFTVDELLSINHVAAENFPGKIISIKGVAIDSRIIRRGELFVAIKGERFDGHNFLSDAVKKGAACVVINEQYRNSKFKFPYIVVTDTTKALGELARLHRRKFNIPIVAITGSSGKTTNKDMTYSVLKPKYNVLCTQGNLNNHIGVPQTLFRLNKKHEIAVIEMGMNHAGEIQYLCEIAEPTHGLITNIGKAHIEFFRTVNKIAEAKGELFNWLSKERTRVGFVNVDDVRVQTQARVLTKKVTYSEYTHLADVQSTLQHVNDDGSSRFIVRAKGWKELLEITLKVPGVHNVSNALAAIAVGKHFDVPPENIRSALQKFKAIDGRMNIEIVTGVMIIDDAYNANPDSMMSALKTLATIDCQGRRICVLGDMLELGKFSVSEHRKIGAALPKHRCDVLLTFGTYAKCIHEATNVNQKKNFTDKTKLLNELLKVVQPGDVVLFKGSHGMKLKEVIDALKQSLENLPQKSIRQGKQGVN
- a CDS encoding cell division protein FtsW: MFRRNHVDLTLLISVLTLMFMGIAIVYSASAAWAVRSYGGSEDMLIKHAGKVAIGLIMLMLGMTIDYKRWKNIAKFAMIVIIILLGATLIAGALYKGALRWFLGFQPSELAKFALIFHLAALASTYKEDIRVFKEGFLKMLAWILTVTMLVILQPNFSMGALIFGLGILMLFLARAKVMHLLSVFLLLLPALGWYMWSAEYRKKRILDFFSGASTGQSSYQLTQSKIAFGVGGILGVGPGDSHQRDYFLPESYGDFVYAIIGEEYGMVGSVAVLVLFIIIMYRGMKIAQAAEDMFGRYLALGITSVITLFAIVNAGVSVGLFPTTGLPMPFVSYGGSSMIVSAFAVGVLLNISSQTNMFPRVREKVVVAPEKANGTAVGKVY
- a CDS encoding PASTA domain-containing protein translates to MVYNESVQEQLSFEKNERNKKRRLVVLFIFFIALFIGVVVRLTTLQVLDAEKLRAEAKDQYEKKITLQAKRGSILDRNGEVLASNTTLYSYEVDKKGAGDSLPRLIEIFSKTFGKPKSFFESKLKRKQNYIPLVRQVDAETLRNKIPESFKGLTVYKEPKRLYHHKTAAGQLLGSTDIDNKGIMGLELSLNEQLRGEKGYVTLLKDGLGGARPEIEYPRVNPTNGSTFFLTIDLALQFIAEEELRIGAEKNKAESGLALMMDPKTGELLAVAQYPSMDPMNPSSCNQKDQKLKMITDRVEPGSVYKIVTVASALEDKLVTPEQLFDAEDGTWVVPIGKGRIRKIVDDHPHKIISVQRAMEVSSNIVMAKISNVVGAERFFKMSRAFGFGSPTGIELPGENRGVLKKPSSWSRTTLNTMAFGYEVGVTPLQLLCAYSVIANGGYLVRPHIIKKEVDANGNILHELQTEIIRKVLSSSTVDIMKEMFEGVVDTGTATSVRIPGVRIAGKTGTAKRNINGRYEPGKYTATFVGFYPVEDPKIVCLVMLDNPKGGSYYGGMTSGPVFRAIAERIITTTDRLGNVSIEQPVMVQQQLPEQQQYSQPIPETRVEDSMMIQPMQGYSPEERVVPNLLGQSVRKAVGILSSGRLDPVVEGFGVVISQEPTAGKVVSLGTKVILKCEPKSVTLQPHGLN